The window GATAGACCAATTAAAATCAATACATTTTTTATAGATAGTAGATTGCTATCGTTTAAAAATTGCCAAAAGTCATTAAAATTTAAACCATCGTTATTAAGCAGTTTGTGATAAATAAAATAAAAAGCGCCAACAACTATACTTAATTTAATAAGTACAAAAAAGAATTGTTTAGTTTTGTCAGGCAAGCTTTTGTGCATAATATAGGCGCCAATTTAGACGTTTGCAAATTAAACTAAATTATTACACAATGTTATCTACTATCAAACACTATTGTATTATTCTAATGACTGTTTTAGCAGTAAGTACAGCTAGCGCACAATTAGAAACAAGTAAATGGAAAGCCTTAGTTTCTTTGGGTATTAATAGTCCGTCGCAAGGAGGGGTGGTTGCTCCCTTTGAAGCCAGTACTATTAACTTTCCGACAATTAATTTAGGGCTTCAACGTATGTTTACACCACAATTGGGTGCTAAATTAGATTTTGGTTATAATCGTTTTGCAAATGCAGATGATACACCAGAATTTAAAACTAATTATACCCGTATTAATTTACAGTTCGTATACGATGGGACTAGATTTTTTAGCTTTTTACCAATTGATACAGGTGTTGTTTTTCATGCTGGTCCAGGCTATTCTATGATTAAACCTTTAGGAGATTACGGTAATAATAAAACCTCGTTTTTAAACGGAATGGCGGGATTAGAATTTCATTATGGGCTTAGTCGATCAGTTTCGGCTTTTTTTGATGCGTCCTATATTTATGGGTTTGGAAAAGATTTTGATCCAATTAGAGAAGGTTTCGGGTCGTTTAATGGAAATATGTTAACTGTAACTGTAGGTGTGTCAGTGTCGTTAAGTGGTTGTTATACTTGTAATTAAATGAGCAAAGAGCAAATTATATTAGGAATCGATCCGGGGACAACGATTATGGGGTTTGGTTTGATAAAGGTGGTCAATAAAAAAATGAGTTTATTGCAGTTGAATGAATTAGACTTAAAAAAATATGATGATCATTATCTAAAACTGAAACTTATTTTTGAACGTACCATTGAGTTGATTGAAACATATCATCCAGATGAGATTGCTATTGAAGCGCCCTTCTTTGGGAAAAATGTACAAAGTATGCTTAAGTTAGGTCGGGCACAAGGTGTGGCTATGGCGGCTGGGTTGTCGCGAGAAGTTCCGATTACTGAGTATGCACCCAAAAAAATTAAAATGGCCATTACAGGAAGCGGAAACGCGAGTAAAGAACAGGTTGCAAAAATGTTGCAAAGCATGTTAGGAATTAAAACCTTACCAAAAAATCTAGATTCAATGGATGGACTTGGAGCAGCTGTGTGTCATTTTTATAATCAAGGTCGTGTAGAGATAGGAAAGAGTTATTCTGGTTGGGCAAGTTTTGTTAAACAGAATGAAAAACGAGTTAAAAAGTAATTCTGTCATTTCTGTTTGGTCAGAGAACTATTTTAAAAGTAATCACTTAAGGATAACCGATAATTAAAAATGTCAGGAATATACATACATATACCATTTTGCAAGCAAGCATGTCATTATTGCGATTTTCA is drawn from Psychroserpens sp. NJDZ02 and contains these coding sequences:
- a CDS encoding outer membrane beta-barrel protein, producing the protein MLSTIKHYCIILMTVLAVSTASAQLETSKWKALVSLGINSPSQGGVVAPFEASTINFPTINLGLQRMFTPQLGAKLDFGYNRFANADDTPEFKTNYTRINLQFVYDGTRFFSFLPIDTGVVFHAGPGYSMIKPLGDYGNNKTSFLNGMAGLEFHYGLSRSVSAFFDASYIYGFGKDFDPIREGFGSFNGNMLTVTVGVSVSLSGCYTCN
- the ruvC gene encoding crossover junction endodeoxyribonuclease RuvC, translating into MSKEQIILGIDPGTTIMGFGLIKVVNKKMSLLQLNELDLKKYDDHYLKLKLIFERTIELIETYHPDEIAIEAPFFGKNVQSMLKLGRAQGVAMAAGLSREVPITEYAPKKIKMAITGSGNASKEQVAKMLQSMLGIKTLPKNLDSMDGLGAAVCHFYNQGRVEIGKSYSGWASFVKQNEKRVKK